Proteins encoded within one genomic window of Ailuropoda melanoleuca isolate Jingjing chromosome 16, ASM200744v2, whole genome shotgun sequence:
- the TROAP gene encoding tastin isoform X4, translating to MTTLQAAKDPVLRGVSPTPSKIPVRSQRRPPLPTVKPCALDQENQDPKRLVQKLSLDSAGPGPKVTHQTEKSERSVGSTQLRNPLEELRPSPGGQNVGPTCPPQTEAPGTIEFVADPAALATILSGEGVKSCRLGRQPSLAQRVLIRGSQGGTIRRGQGSNASHPIPSPGRVVPPSITHPSPFGRAQRVPSPSPSAPASYSVLRRLAMRPKTQFTPILSAPRVQQAQGVRSLSPQSCPEEPALPWEQIAVRLFDQESCIRVQDGPGKAPVATPHPGTTPRLQELKMQRINILQQLLREEVEGLTGDKCAPLNGGSSLDMAELQPLLAEISGTPSAPEQNSGALHLPRLSQCSELPEPCLPAEGGEAQPCPPAEPGPPESSPRREPGIPEPCAQEQPEVSEPCPPVEPGCLKADSHRQAGLLEPSRRIEPGASEAGSLEPKSVESSPQPCRSPWAPATTTLIFSSQRPLCANPPIHSLQSQRPPTGQAGPSNLAPRTLALRQRLKACLTAIHSFHEACLDDECAFYTSRAPPLGPTRVCTNPVATLLEWQDALMGSCFCSPPPRTHGHHQMPGLPFCSQLRVSKAVPQHPRSREGPTSAPSRVGFHRRAL from the exons ATGACCACCCTCCAAGCCGCGAAGGATCCTGTCCTCAGGGGTGTATCTCCTACCCCTAGCAAGATTCCCGTACGCTCTCAGAGACGCCCGCCTCTCCCCACAGTCAAACCCTGCGCCCTGGACCAGGAGAACCAAGATCCAAAG agattGGTGCAGAAGCTCAGCCTCGACTCAGCAGGCCCCGGGCCAAAAGTCACACATCAAACAGAGAAATCAGAGAGATCAGTGGGGAGCACTCAGCTCCGGAACCCCTTGGAGGAACTGAGGCCTAGCCCTGGGGGACAAAATGTGGGGCCTACGTGCCCTCCCCAGACAG AGGCTCCAGGGACCATAGAGTTTGTGGCTGACCCTGCAGCCCTGGCCACCATCCTGTCAGGTGAGGGGGTGAAGAGCTGTCGCCTAGGGCGCCAGCCCAGTCTGGCTCAGAGAGTGCTGATTCGAGGGAGCCAGGGAGGCACCATCCGTAGGGGCCAG GGCAGCAACGCCTCCCACCCGATACCCTCCCCTGGCCGTGTGGTGCCACCTTCCATCACCCATCCATCACCCTTTGGACGGGCTCAGCGTGTACCGTCTCCTAGCCCCTCAGCTCCG gcctCGTATTCCGTCTTGCGACGTCTTGCCATGCGTCCCAAAACCCAGTTCACACCCATCCTATCGGCCCCCAGAGTTCAGCAG GCCCAGGGTGTGAGGAGCCTCTCCCCTCAGTCGTGCCCTGAagagcctgccctgccctgg GAGCAGATTGCAGTCCGATTATTTGACCAGGAGAGTTGTATACGGGTGCAGGACGGGCCGGGGAAAGCCCCTGTGGCAACTCCCCACCCCGGTACAACCCCCAGGCTCCAGGAGCTGAAGATGCAG CGCATCAATATCCTGCAGCAGCTGTTGCGAGAGGAAGTAGAAGGGCTCACTGGGGACAAGTGTGCCCCCCTTAATGGAGGCTCCTCTCTGGATATGGCTGAACTTCAGCCCCTGCTGGCTGAGATTTCTGGAACCCCGAGTGCCCCAGAGCAGAATTCAGGGGCCTTACACCTTCCCAGACTGTCACAGTGCTCGGAGCTACCAGAGCCCTGCCTTCCAGCGGAGGGTGGGgaagcacagccctgccctccagcagAGCCAGGGCCCCCAGAGTCCAGCCCTAGGAGGGAGCCTGGGATACCAGAACCCTGTGCCCAGGAACAGCCTGAGGTATCAGAGCCCTGCCCTCCAGTAGAGCCCGGATGCCTGAAGGCAGACTCCCACAGGCAGGCTGGACTCCTCGAGCCCTCCCGTAGGATAGAGCCGGGGGCATCAGAGGCCGGCTCCCTGGAACCTAAAAGTGTAGAGTCCAGCCCGCAGCCCTGCCGCAGTCCGTGGGCTCCAGCGACCACCACCCTGATCTTCTCCTCCCAACGCCCGCTTTGTGCCAACCCCCCTATTCACTCACTACAGTCTCAGAGGCCCCCAACCGGCCAGGCAG GTCCCAGCAATCTTGCCCCTCGAACCCTGGCCCTGAGGCAGCGCCTCAAAGCATGTCTGACTGCCATCCACTCCTTCCACGAGGCCTGTCTGGATGATGAGTGTGCCTTCTACACCAGCCGAGCCCCACCCTTGGGCCCCACCCGGGTCTGCACCAACCCAGTGGCCACGTTACTTGAATGGCAGGATGCCCTG ATGGGCTCCTGTTTCTGCTCTCCACCCCCGCGCACACACGGCCACCACCAAATGCCCGGGCTTCCTTTCTGCTCGCAGCTCCGGGTCAGTAAAGCTGTTCCCCAGCACCCCCGCAGCAGAGAGGGCCCGACCTCGGCCCCCTCTCGGGTTGGCTTTCACAGGCGTGCACTCTGA
- the TROAP gene encoding tastin isoform X1 → MTTLQAAKDPVLRGVSPTPSKIPVRSQRRPPLPTVKPCALDQENQDPKRLVQKLSLDSAGPGPKVTHQTEKSERSVGSTQLRNPLEELRPSPGGQNVGPTCPPQTEAPGTIEFVADPAALATILSGEGVKSCRLGRQPSLAQRVLIRGSQGGTIRRGQGARASAYLAPRTPAHRLDPARASCFSRLEGPGPRGRTLCSQRLEALIQPTGPSFHPSAHPSFQELRRVTGGSSRTSVSQTSGLLLETPVQSAPSLPEGEHEVSTRSDEGGGGPLGLAQRVPLREITHTRGSNASHPIPSPGRVVPPSITHPSPFGRAQRVPSPSPSAPASYSVLRRLAMRPKTQFTPILSAPRVQQAQGVRSLSPQSCPEEPALPWEQIAVRLFDQESCIRVQDGPGKAPVATPHPGTTPRLQELKMQRINILQQLLREEVEGLTGDKCAPLNGGSSLDMAELQPLLAEISGTPSAPEQNSGALHLPRLSQCSELPEPCLPAEGGEAQPCPPAEPGPPESSPRREPGIPEPCAQEQPEVSEPCPPVEPGCLKADSHRQAGLLEPSRRIEPGASEAGSLEPKSVESSPQPCRSPWAPATTTLIFSSQRPLCANPPIHSLQSQRPPTGQAGPSNLAPRTLALRQRLKACLTAIHSFHEACLDDECAFYTSRAPPLGPTRVCTNPVATLLEWQDALMGSCFCSPPPRTHGHHQMPGLPFCSQLRVSKAVPQHPRSREGPTSAPSRVGFHRRAL, encoded by the exons ATGACCACCCTCCAAGCCGCGAAGGATCCTGTCCTCAGGGGTGTATCTCCTACCCCTAGCAAGATTCCCGTACGCTCTCAGAGACGCCCGCCTCTCCCCACAGTCAAACCCTGCGCCCTGGACCAGGAGAACCAAGATCCAAAG agattGGTGCAGAAGCTCAGCCTCGACTCAGCAGGCCCCGGGCCAAAAGTCACACATCAAACAGAGAAATCAGAGAGATCAGTGGGGAGCACTCAGCTCCGGAACCCCTTGGAGGAACTGAGGCCTAGCCCTGGGGGACAAAATGTGGGGCCTACGTGCCCTCCCCAGACAG AGGCTCCAGGGACCATAGAGTTTGTGGCTGACCCTGCAGCCCTGGCCACCATCCTGTCAGGTGAGGGGGTGAAGAGCTGTCGCCTAGGGCGCCAGCCCAGTCTGGCTCAGAGAGTGCTGATTCGAGGGAGCCAGGGAGGCACCATCCGTAGGGGCCAG GGTGCCCGGGCCTCTGCATATTTAGCCCCTAGAACCCCTGCCCACCGACTGGACCCTGCCAGGGCTTCCTGCTTCTCGAGGCTGGAGGGACCAGGACCCCGAGGCCGGACCTTGTGTTCTCAGAGGCTAGAGGCTCTG ATTCAACCTACAGGACCTTCCTTTCACCCCTCTGCTCACCCCAGTTTCCAGGAGCTAAGAAGAGTGACAGGTGGCAGCAGCCG GACTTCAGTAAGCCAGACCTCAGGATTGCTCCTGGAGACCCCAGTCCAGTCCG ctccctctctccctgaagGAGAACATGAGGTTTCTACTCGCTCGGATGAAGGAGGAGGGGGCCCCCTAGGTCTGGCCCAGCGGGTACCATTAAGAGAGATAACCCACACCAGG GGCAGCAACGCCTCCCACCCGATACCCTCCCCTGGCCGTGTGGTGCCACCTTCCATCACCCATCCATCACCCTTTGGACGGGCTCAGCGTGTACCGTCTCCTAGCCCCTCAGCTCCG gcctCGTATTCCGTCTTGCGACGTCTTGCCATGCGTCCCAAAACCCAGTTCACACCCATCCTATCGGCCCCCAGAGTTCAGCAG GCCCAGGGTGTGAGGAGCCTCTCCCCTCAGTCGTGCCCTGAagagcctgccctgccctgg GAGCAGATTGCAGTCCGATTATTTGACCAGGAGAGTTGTATACGGGTGCAGGACGGGCCGGGGAAAGCCCCTGTGGCAACTCCCCACCCCGGTACAACCCCCAGGCTCCAGGAGCTGAAGATGCAG CGCATCAATATCCTGCAGCAGCTGTTGCGAGAGGAAGTAGAAGGGCTCACTGGGGACAAGTGTGCCCCCCTTAATGGAGGCTCCTCTCTGGATATGGCTGAACTTCAGCCCCTGCTGGCTGAGATTTCTGGAACCCCGAGTGCCCCAGAGCAGAATTCAGGGGCCTTACACCTTCCCAGACTGTCACAGTGCTCGGAGCTACCAGAGCCCTGCCTTCCAGCGGAGGGTGGGgaagcacagccctgccctccagcagAGCCAGGGCCCCCAGAGTCCAGCCCTAGGAGGGAGCCTGGGATACCAGAACCCTGTGCCCAGGAACAGCCTGAGGTATCAGAGCCCTGCCCTCCAGTAGAGCCCGGATGCCTGAAGGCAGACTCCCACAGGCAGGCTGGACTCCTCGAGCCCTCCCGTAGGATAGAGCCGGGGGCATCAGAGGCCGGCTCCCTGGAACCTAAAAGTGTAGAGTCCAGCCCGCAGCCCTGCCGCAGTCCGTGGGCTCCAGCGACCACCACCCTGATCTTCTCCTCCCAACGCCCGCTTTGTGCCAACCCCCCTATTCACTCACTACAGTCTCAGAGGCCCCCAACCGGCCAGGCAG GTCCCAGCAATCTTGCCCCTCGAACCCTGGCCCTGAGGCAGCGCCTCAAAGCATGTCTGACTGCCATCCACTCCTTCCACGAGGCCTGTCTGGATGATGAGTGTGCCTTCTACACCAGCCGAGCCCCACCCTTGGGCCCCACCCGGGTCTGCACCAACCCAGTGGCCACGTTACTTGAATGGCAGGATGCCCTG ATGGGCTCCTGTTTCTGCTCTCCACCCCCGCGCACACACGGCCACCACCAAATGCCCGGGCTTCCTTTCTGCTCGCAGCTCCGGGTCAGTAAAGCTGTTCCCCAGCACCCCCGCAGCAGAGAGGGCCCGACCTCGGCCCCCTCTCGGGTTGGCTTTCACAGGCGTGCACTCTGA
- the TROAP gene encoding tastin isoform X3: MTTLQAAKDPVLRGVSPTPSKIPVRSQRRPPLPTVKPCALDQENQDPKRLVQKLSLDSAGPGPKVTHQTEKSERSVGSTQLRNPLEELRPSPGGQNVGPTCPPQTEAPGTIEFVADPAALATILSGEGVKSCRLGRQPSLAQRVLIRGSQGGTIRRGQGARASAYLAPRTPAHRLDPARASCFSRLEGPGPRGRTLCSQRLEALGSNASHPIPSPGRVVPPSITHPSPFGRAQRVPSPSPSAPASYSVLRRLAMRPKTQFTPILSAPRVQQAQGVRSLSPQSCPEEPALPWEQIAVRLFDQESCIRVQDGPGKAPVATPHPGTTPRLQELKMQRINILQQLLREEVEGLTGDKCAPLNGGSSLDMAELQPLLAEISGTPSAPEQNSGALHLPRLSQCSELPEPCLPAEGGEAQPCPPAEPGPPESSPRREPGIPEPCAQEQPEVSEPCPPVEPGCLKADSHRQAGLLEPSRRIEPGASEAGSLEPKSVESSPQPCRSPWAPATTTLIFSSQRPLCANPPIHSLQSQRPPTGQAGPSNLAPRTLALRQRLKACLTAIHSFHEACLDDECAFYTSRAPPLGPTRVCTNPVATLLEWQDALMGSCFCSPPPRTHGHHQMPGLPFCSQLRVSKAVPQHPRSREGPTSAPSRVGFHRRAL, from the exons ATGACCACCCTCCAAGCCGCGAAGGATCCTGTCCTCAGGGGTGTATCTCCTACCCCTAGCAAGATTCCCGTACGCTCTCAGAGACGCCCGCCTCTCCCCACAGTCAAACCCTGCGCCCTGGACCAGGAGAACCAAGATCCAAAG agattGGTGCAGAAGCTCAGCCTCGACTCAGCAGGCCCCGGGCCAAAAGTCACACATCAAACAGAGAAATCAGAGAGATCAGTGGGGAGCACTCAGCTCCGGAACCCCTTGGAGGAACTGAGGCCTAGCCCTGGGGGACAAAATGTGGGGCCTACGTGCCCTCCCCAGACAG AGGCTCCAGGGACCATAGAGTTTGTGGCTGACCCTGCAGCCCTGGCCACCATCCTGTCAGGTGAGGGGGTGAAGAGCTGTCGCCTAGGGCGCCAGCCCAGTCTGGCTCAGAGAGTGCTGATTCGAGGGAGCCAGGGAGGCACCATCCGTAGGGGCCAG GGTGCCCGGGCCTCTGCATATTTAGCCCCTAGAACCCCTGCCCACCGACTGGACCCTGCCAGGGCTTCCTGCTTCTCGAGGCTGGAGGGACCAGGACCCCGAGGCCGGACCTTGTGTTCTCAGAGGCTAGAGGCTCTG GGCAGCAACGCCTCCCACCCGATACCCTCCCCTGGCCGTGTGGTGCCACCTTCCATCACCCATCCATCACCCTTTGGACGGGCTCAGCGTGTACCGTCTCCTAGCCCCTCAGCTCCG gcctCGTATTCCGTCTTGCGACGTCTTGCCATGCGTCCCAAAACCCAGTTCACACCCATCCTATCGGCCCCCAGAGTTCAGCAG GCCCAGGGTGTGAGGAGCCTCTCCCCTCAGTCGTGCCCTGAagagcctgccctgccctgg GAGCAGATTGCAGTCCGATTATTTGACCAGGAGAGTTGTATACGGGTGCAGGACGGGCCGGGGAAAGCCCCTGTGGCAACTCCCCACCCCGGTACAACCCCCAGGCTCCAGGAGCTGAAGATGCAG CGCATCAATATCCTGCAGCAGCTGTTGCGAGAGGAAGTAGAAGGGCTCACTGGGGACAAGTGTGCCCCCCTTAATGGAGGCTCCTCTCTGGATATGGCTGAACTTCAGCCCCTGCTGGCTGAGATTTCTGGAACCCCGAGTGCCCCAGAGCAGAATTCAGGGGCCTTACACCTTCCCAGACTGTCACAGTGCTCGGAGCTACCAGAGCCCTGCCTTCCAGCGGAGGGTGGGgaagcacagccctgccctccagcagAGCCAGGGCCCCCAGAGTCCAGCCCTAGGAGGGAGCCTGGGATACCAGAACCCTGTGCCCAGGAACAGCCTGAGGTATCAGAGCCCTGCCCTCCAGTAGAGCCCGGATGCCTGAAGGCAGACTCCCACAGGCAGGCTGGACTCCTCGAGCCCTCCCGTAGGATAGAGCCGGGGGCATCAGAGGCCGGCTCCCTGGAACCTAAAAGTGTAGAGTCCAGCCCGCAGCCCTGCCGCAGTCCGTGGGCTCCAGCGACCACCACCCTGATCTTCTCCTCCCAACGCCCGCTTTGTGCCAACCCCCCTATTCACTCACTACAGTCTCAGAGGCCCCCAACCGGCCAGGCAG GTCCCAGCAATCTTGCCCCTCGAACCCTGGCCCTGAGGCAGCGCCTCAAAGCATGTCTGACTGCCATCCACTCCTTCCACGAGGCCTGTCTGGATGATGAGTGTGCCTTCTACACCAGCCGAGCCCCACCCTTGGGCCCCACCCGGGTCTGCACCAACCCAGTGGCCACGTTACTTGAATGGCAGGATGCCCTG ATGGGCTCCTGTTTCTGCTCTCCACCCCCGCGCACACACGGCCACCACCAAATGCCCGGGCTTCCTTTCTGCTCGCAGCTCCGGGTCAGTAAAGCTGTTCCCCAGCACCCCCGCAGCAGAGAGGGCCCGACCTCGGCCCCCTCTCGGGTTGGCTTTCACAGGCGTGCACTCTGA
- the C1QL4 gene encoding complement C1q-like protein 4, whose amino-acid sequence MVLLLLVAIPLLVHSSRGPAHYEMLGRCRMVCDPHGPRGPGPDGAPASVPPFPPGAKGEVGRRGKAGLRGPPGPPGPRGPPGEPGRPGPPGPPGPGPGGVAPPAGYVPRIAFYAGLRRPHEGYEVLRFDDVVTNVGNAYEAASGKFTCPMPGVYFFAYHVLMRGGDGTSMWADLMKNGQVRASAIAQDADQNYDYASNSVILHLDVGDEVFIKLDGGKVHGGNTNKYSTFSGFIIYPD is encoded by the exons atggtgctgctgctgctggtggccaTTCCGCTGCTGGTGCACAGCTCCCGCGGGCCGGCTCACTATGAGATGCTGGGTCGCTGCCGCATGGTATGCGACCCACACGGGCCGAGAGGCCCTGGACCCGACGGCGCGCCCGCCTCCGTGCCCCCCTTCCCTCCGGGCGCCAAGGGAGAGGTGGGCCGGCGCGGGAAGGCAGGTCTGAGAGGGCCCCCAGGACCTCCAGGTCCCAGAGGGCCTCCAGGAGAGCCGGGCAGGCCGGGTCCACCGGGTCCTCCCGGCCCCGGCCCTGGCGGGGTGGCGCCCCCTGCCGGCTACGTGCCTCGCATTGCCTTCTACGCGGGTCTGCGGCGGCCACACGAAGGTTATGAGGTGCTGCGCTTCGACGACGTGGTGACCAACGTGGGGAACGCTTACGAGGCGGCCAGCGGCAAGTTCACCTGCCCCATGCCAGGTGTCTACTTCTTCGCTTACCATGTGCTCATGCGCGGCGGCGACGGCACCAGCATGTGGGCCGACCTGATGAAGAATGGACAG GTCCGGGCCAGCGCCATTGCTCAGGACGCGGACCAGAACTACGACTACGCCAGCAACAGCGTCATCCTGCACCTGGACGTGGGCGACGAAGTCTTCATCAAGCTGGACGGCGGGAAGGTGCACGGCGGTAACACCAACAAGTACAGCACCTTCTCGGGCTTCATCATCTACCCAGACTGA
- the TROAP gene encoding tastin isoform X2: protein MTTLQAAKDPVLRGVSPTPSKIPVRSQRRPPLPTVKPCALDQENQDPKRLVQKLSLDSAGPGPKVTHQTEKSERSVGSTQLRNPLEELRPSPGGQNVGPTCPPQTEAPGTIEFVADPAALATILSGEGVKSCRLGRQPSLAQRVLIRGSQGGTIRRGQGARASAYLAPRTPAHRLDPARASCFSRLEGPGPRGRTLCSQRLEALIQPTGPSFHPSAHPSFQELRRVTGGSSRTSVSQTSGLLLETPVQSAPSLPEGEHEVSTRSDEGGGGPLGLAQRVPLREITHTRGSNASHPIPSPGRVVPPSITHPSPFGRAQRVPSPSPSAPASYSVLRRLAMRPKTQFTPILSAPRVQQAQGVRSLSPQSCPEEPALPWEQIAVRLFDQESCIRVQDGPGKAPVATPHPGTTPRLQELKMQRINILQQLLREEVEGLTGDKCAPLNGGSSLDMAELQPLLAEISGTPSAPEQNSGALHLPRLSQCSELPEPCLPAEGGEAQPCPPAEPGPPESSPRREPGIPEPCAQEQPEVSEPCPPVEPGCLKADSHRQAGLLEPSRRIEPGASEAGSLEPKSVESSPQPCRSPWAPATTTLIFSSQRPLCANPPIHSLQSQRPPTGQAGPSNLAPRTLALRQRLKACLTAIHSFHEACLDDECAFYTSRAPPLGPTRVCTNPVATLLEWQDALCFIPVGSAAPQDPLS, encoded by the exons ATGACCACCCTCCAAGCCGCGAAGGATCCTGTCCTCAGGGGTGTATCTCCTACCCCTAGCAAGATTCCCGTACGCTCTCAGAGACGCCCGCCTCTCCCCACAGTCAAACCCTGCGCCCTGGACCAGGAGAACCAAGATCCAAAG agattGGTGCAGAAGCTCAGCCTCGACTCAGCAGGCCCCGGGCCAAAAGTCACACATCAAACAGAGAAATCAGAGAGATCAGTGGGGAGCACTCAGCTCCGGAACCCCTTGGAGGAACTGAGGCCTAGCCCTGGGGGACAAAATGTGGGGCCTACGTGCCCTCCCCAGACAG AGGCTCCAGGGACCATAGAGTTTGTGGCTGACCCTGCAGCCCTGGCCACCATCCTGTCAGGTGAGGGGGTGAAGAGCTGTCGCCTAGGGCGCCAGCCCAGTCTGGCTCAGAGAGTGCTGATTCGAGGGAGCCAGGGAGGCACCATCCGTAGGGGCCAG GGTGCCCGGGCCTCTGCATATTTAGCCCCTAGAACCCCTGCCCACCGACTGGACCCTGCCAGGGCTTCCTGCTTCTCGAGGCTGGAGGGACCAGGACCCCGAGGCCGGACCTTGTGTTCTCAGAGGCTAGAGGCTCTG ATTCAACCTACAGGACCTTCCTTTCACCCCTCTGCTCACCCCAGTTTCCAGGAGCTAAGAAGAGTGACAGGTGGCAGCAGCCG GACTTCAGTAAGCCAGACCTCAGGATTGCTCCTGGAGACCCCAGTCCAGTCCG ctccctctctccctgaagGAGAACATGAGGTTTCTACTCGCTCGGATGAAGGAGGAGGGGGCCCCCTAGGTCTGGCCCAGCGGGTACCATTAAGAGAGATAACCCACACCAGG GGCAGCAACGCCTCCCACCCGATACCCTCCCCTGGCCGTGTGGTGCCACCTTCCATCACCCATCCATCACCCTTTGGACGGGCTCAGCGTGTACCGTCTCCTAGCCCCTCAGCTCCG gcctCGTATTCCGTCTTGCGACGTCTTGCCATGCGTCCCAAAACCCAGTTCACACCCATCCTATCGGCCCCCAGAGTTCAGCAG GCCCAGGGTGTGAGGAGCCTCTCCCCTCAGTCGTGCCCTGAagagcctgccctgccctgg GAGCAGATTGCAGTCCGATTATTTGACCAGGAGAGTTGTATACGGGTGCAGGACGGGCCGGGGAAAGCCCCTGTGGCAACTCCCCACCCCGGTACAACCCCCAGGCTCCAGGAGCTGAAGATGCAG CGCATCAATATCCTGCAGCAGCTGTTGCGAGAGGAAGTAGAAGGGCTCACTGGGGACAAGTGTGCCCCCCTTAATGGAGGCTCCTCTCTGGATATGGCTGAACTTCAGCCCCTGCTGGCTGAGATTTCTGGAACCCCGAGTGCCCCAGAGCAGAATTCAGGGGCCTTACACCTTCCCAGACTGTCACAGTGCTCGGAGCTACCAGAGCCCTGCCTTCCAGCGGAGGGTGGGgaagcacagccctgccctccagcagAGCCAGGGCCCCCAGAGTCCAGCCCTAGGAGGGAGCCTGGGATACCAGAACCCTGTGCCCAGGAACAGCCTGAGGTATCAGAGCCCTGCCCTCCAGTAGAGCCCGGATGCCTGAAGGCAGACTCCCACAGGCAGGCTGGACTCCTCGAGCCCTCCCGTAGGATAGAGCCGGGGGCATCAGAGGCCGGCTCCCTGGAACCTAAAAGTGTAGAGTCCAGCCCGCAGCCCTGCCGCAGTCCGTGGGCTCCAGCGACCACCACCCTGATCTTCTCCTCCCAACGCCCGCTTTGTGCCAACCCCCCTATTCACTCACTACAGTCTCAGAGGCCCCCAACCGGCCAGGCAG GTCCCAGCAATCTTGCCCCTCGAACCCTGGCCCTGAGGCAGCGCCTCAAAGCATGTCTGACTGCCATCCACTCCTTCCACGAGGCCTGTCTGGATGATGAGTGTGCCTTCTACACCAGCCGAGCCCCACCCTTGGGCCCCACCCGGGTCTGCACCAACCCAGTGGCCACGTTACTTGAATGGCAGGATGCCCTG tgtTTTATTCCAGTTGGTTCTGCTGCCCCACAGGACCCTCTATCATGA